From a region of the Deinococcus aestuarii genome:
- a CDS encoding HD-GYP domain-containing protein: protein MFRRPPRPQTAPEPDPRPAVAAESPSPARTPDAARVLADLLARPTAEGILEGALAHGAGLLGGGMQGYGVLRRGEDRVAAVLGYPKTLVGAVLSGPWTGPRPRMLAGGSRDLYAQNPPEVHARLDECGLKDAAWTLVVPLADRGRNLGALVFDGRAAGEVAPAAQEAAARWAGAVAPLLSLVGSRDDWRQASRQLTVALVEAVESREFDSLGHAQAVAETALRLGRAVGLAGRELEELWFAATLHDLGKINGEAGHAQVGANFLHGVPQLAESQKAIRHHHERWDGGGEPGGLSGEDIPLYARILAVANASVRLGDPERLKAQAGVTLDPRLVTVLEGLPQ from the coding sequence GTGTTCCGACGCCCCCCTCGCCCGCAGACCGCGCCCGAACCCGACCCCCGCCCGGCGGTGGCCGCCGAGAGCCCCTCCCCCGCCCGGACCCCCGACGCGGCCCGCGTGCTGGCCGACCTGCTCGCCCGCCCGACCGCCGAGGGCATCCTGGAGGGGGCGCTCGCCCACGGGGCGGGCCTGCTCGGCGGCGGGATGCAGGGGTACGGGGTCTTGCGCCGGGGCGAAGACCGGGTGGCGGCGGTGCTCGGCTATCCCAAGACGCTCGTCGGCGCCGTGTTGAGCGGTCCCTGGACCGGCCCCCGCCCCCGGATGCTCGCGGGGGGGAGCCGTGATCTCTACGCGCAGAATCCGCCCGAGGTGCACGCCCGGCTCGACGAGTGCGGGCTGAAGGACGCGGCGTGGACACTCGTCGTGCCGCTGGCGGACCGGGGGCGCAACCTGGGCGCGCTCGTCTTCGACGGCCGGGCGGCGGGGGAGGTCGCGCCCGCCGCACAGGAGGCCGCGGCGCGCTGGGCGGGGGCCGTCGCGCCGCTGCTGAGTCTCGTGGGATCGCGCGACGACTGGCGGCAGGCGTCCCGGCAGCTCACGGTCGCCCTCGTCGAGGCGGTCGAGAGCCGCGAGTTCGACTCGCTGGGGCACGCGCAGGCGGTGGCGGAGACGGCCCTGCGCCTCGGGCGGGCGGTGGGGCTGGCGGGGCGCGAGCTGGAAGAACTCTGGTTCGCCGCCACCCTGCACGACCTCGGCAAGATCAACGGCGAGGCCGGGCACGCGCAGGTCGGCGCGAACTTCCTGCACGGGGTCCCCCAGCTCGCCGAGTCGCAAAAGGCCATCCGCCACCACCACGAGCGCTGGGACGGCGGCGGGGAGCCGGGCGGCCTGAGCGGCGAGGACATCCCGCTCTACGCCCGCATCCTCGCCGTGGCGAACGCCTCGGTCCGCCTGGGCGACCCCGAACGCCTCAAGGCCCAGGCGGGGGTCACCCTCGACCCGCGCCTGGTGACCGTGCTCGAAGGGCTGCCGCAATAG